The following is a genomic window from Neodiprion lecontei isolate iyNeoLeco1 chromosome 4, iyNeoLeco1.1, whole genome shotgun sequence.
ggctaaaaaataaagaaatgaaaagtacATTTGGCACATGATTCTTTGGCTTAATCTACGGTACGATTCACATGATAAACTTATGTCGATTGTAtgatatgtatacaatatacatatcaTACAATATCGCGACGGTCTCTTAGGAAACTTGAAACCCAAGTACACATGCGCCAATTTCTTTGCTTATTGTTGGACAGGCTGGCCAACTAAGCCAACTCTGGCTCGTTGGGTCTAGTGGGAACAGTCGATACGCGCAAGCGTTTCGAGGTTATGTTGACTTAAATACAGATCCGTGACATCTTGCCTGCCTCAAATTCTCAAAGCAATATAACTTATATATCCTTGCGTATTCTGATAGCTATCGTCTAGTCGCAATTGTGTTGGTCAACCTGACCAGCGGAAAAAATACTCGGCGCGAACTACAGTGGAACCTCAGTTATACGTTTCGCACTTGTacatttttctcgtttcaGCGTTGAATTTTCATGGCCCTGCAAATTTCTGCCTacaaataatgtgaaaatatttcacttgtACGTTTTTCGCCATTACACGTTACGTATTCGGTTATACGTTGCGACGGCTGACTATCTAGTCGAAACTTTTGATTTGACGTTCACCTTACCTATCGCTAGGTGGCGCGCGCGTTCGGATGTTTAGTCTACTTTTTTACCGCTAAATGGCGTAACTTGAGACGTGTGCCAATTCATGTCCCAAATACGTTCTGGCAAGTCCAGGTCGGTGTCTCGTCGACAGGAAGATTCTTTACTTACTGTCACTGGATTAGCTTTCACCGGGCGCGGGCTACGGTAAAATgttgtaattaataatatcagTCGATTTCGCTACAGGTAAATGCATCTATGACAAGATGATACCTATAAAACCGCTGACAAGCGTAActtcttaattttacaattacgAAGTTTTGGAATATTTAGCTATCTCACTTATACATCAGTATTGCCATACCCCATGAAAAACTTATAACTGAAGTTTCACTGTAGTTGAATCTATGAATGGAATGCCACGATTTGACGCTTGCGCATTTGGCTTTTCTGTAAATTGAATCGATGTATAGTTCAACACCCTTATCTAGATAACAGGTTTCGATTGTGAAAGATACGTTTAACAAGTGTTAGAGGGTTAAAAATAAGAGCTGTGGTCGAGGTGATGTGACAATCGAATGTCTTTTTCGCAGCCGTTGCTATCCATCTGTATTTGAAATTGAGCAAAGATGAAAGTTTTTTGTGGATATGGAAAATGAATGTGTCGGCGTTAGGATAGAGATTGAAACGTcgaaaagaaatgatacaaaaaaacaatacgCGATACTCATCTGTGATAATAGTCCTTGCCAAACTGCGTGCATTGCACATATTATTTACATTGATAATACCTATAATCGCAAGTATAATATAACCATCGCTCTAAATCGACTCAAACACCATTTCAGAGTATTCAGCGTCTCAAAAACTTCAGGCAAATGACCGAAAATATCGCAGCAATTATGTTAATCGATAATTGTAAGTATTTAGCAACGGCTGTAGGGATGCAAATTATaacgaaatatatttaaatttgaattcaacgCACAACTGCATATACACGGTAAAATTTACcgtacataaatacatacctTATGCATAAATAAAAACTGCTGCACTCTGCAGTTGAAAAgacaagaaaatatttatttttcttgggTCGACGACCGAAAAACAATCCAAAGTTTTCACTGTAAGCGCAAAAATAGGTAATAACGTatgtctgaaaaaatttgaaattcttgttAATGGAATTTTAAAACGCTGCACGGAATAAAAAGCTTGCTATTTCTACTATCATTCTAAACATGTAAAACACTTGTTACCTTAATAAAATCTTCAGCTAAAATTGCACAATTTTTGCCAGCACAGCAAAAGTTATCTAGCGAAAACtttaaacaatattaaaactttttcatttctcggtTCAGCGAATCTGTTTTTGAGGGCCGAATGAAGCTCGCAATACGTGTAATACTTGTCGTGATCACGAGCAACCGAAAAGTAAAACTCTTAAGGCACATGCATCATCGAATCGCGTAGCTGGTAGATTTTTTGCcgatgtataattttatgcTGATCACACCTCTGTGGAAACGGGGTTGATTTTTGTCGTGCGGAAACACCTATTTCCTGGACCCGGGAATATCGGCGATGTGTTCTTCCTGTGGACTTTACGGTGCTTGGCTAGGTGGTCGCTTCTCGCGAACTTCTTCGGGCACATTTCGCAGGAGTAAGGTTTTATGCCGGAATGTGATCTGCGGTGCCGGGCAAGCTCGTCTGATCTACTGAAACGCCAACCGCATCCGGCCCAGGTACACGCGAACGGTTTTTCACCCGTGTGTCGCCGCAAATGGGCCTTCAAGTGCGACGCCTTTGCATACATCTAAGTGCACGAAAACATGTTACGtgtcttttttaaaaaaaaattttttctctcattctgTCAATTATATTCTGGCAGcaacattttttatatcttcgGAAACGATATAATGGATACATAAATTTCGCGACTCTTGCATTAATGTCTGAAAGTTCACGTTGTTCGAAACTCGTGGccgttgaatttttaaattcgtcGTAAAAAATACCGATCAATGAAAAATGTGTTTGTCAAGAAAGAAATGAGTATTTCTTATGCTGTCTTTCAGACgggttttattaaaaaaatacatgggCTTATATTCCTTCGTTGGTGGGGATAAGAATGAAATCAGAATTGAAATCCAATATTTAACCTGCTGAGGATTCGAACATAGATCGATTTAGATATTTGTCGTAAACGGTAAACCCTGAAGCTTTCAAATTTGGTGAACTTTTAGATTTTGCAATGAGCGGTGAAAACGACAAAAGCATCGAAATTTAGACCCAAgaaagattttcaattcaattttggCATGCAACGTACCTTTGCACAACCTTGATAAGTGCAAGGAAAGCATCGATCTTCCGCGGCGTTAGCTAGATTTCTGTTTGTGTAGTCGTGAGTGGCAAGAGCTGCGTTAGCTGCGGATTGTACGAGTAAGTTCTCCTCTATTTGATTGTTGTTTTGATCTATAATGAGAGAggaggtatatgtataatgatattcaaacaattaccGGCTATATTAATTCGGTTGTTGCACGGTTATCAATATTCTTCCATCATTGCCAAATGACCGTTTGTCACAGCGCATGAAATATCTAATTCTCTGTACCAAGAAGGATAAACGGAGAAACTTTTTCTAAGGTGTATCGCATTGGCTGCTGTTGTGTGATGTCACGATAATTATTCACCGCGCCATCTACACACGTTTCGTACGAACCAATATCGGTTCCAACTTGTTCTTTTCCCGACTTATGTATCAAACGACAGAAAAAACACATCATTGAGAAACTAGAATACAAAATCCAACAGAATTCTGTACATTTCCATACGTTGAGGCATCGAAGTGAGTTGCTTTGAATCCTGATTCTCTGCAGTAGCATGACGCTATGAAATATAACCAAGTGTCTTcgcgagaagaaaataaatgtgGAAATTGTTCATATTTCTCTATACGTAAACAATGGgtgctgataaaatttcgcgGGGAAGAATTATCCGTCCTCGACTCGTGCGATGAGTGAATCAGCCGTGCAGTGTGCATAAAtcggttgaaatattttttttaaacctcttACCGGTGCCTAGCGAATCTTCGATCGCGCGAAGATCGATTCCTAATATAAGTAGCGGTTCGTCGTGCTGAAAGTGAAGCTGCTGAACTTGCGGCTGTGGTAAGGGAAGATGCAAGAATCCCTCGCAGCCAGGAGTGCAGAGGGGGGTTCTCTCCGGTAGGCCGGCGTTCCAGCTGCGATCCAAACACCATTCTAGTTCGGAGTCAAGTTCGCTAAGCTCGCTGAACTCGCTGAGGTATCCTGTagcgaaagaaagagaaaaaaaagttgtgaatttttgaacaCGTTGTATCGTGTTGAATTACACATTTCACCGCGAGGAAACTGTGAAACTTGGCAGGCCGACAAAGGGTGATCTACTGCGCATGTGCAGAATAACAACTCTATCGATTGGTCAGGTCGTTGTATCGCGGTGATATTTTCGTCTGCAGATCAGGGGAGCCAACTTATTCGAAACGGGACACGAGATGTCAAACTCTCCCGCGTCTAGTGACGAATTGAAACTGGCAATAAAAGTTTGACAAGTCTTTCCGAAACACTATATCTAATATAATTGAGATGTTCTTTGCCAAAGATTGGAATCACCAACGTAATCTCCGTAGGTCGGGTTTAACAGGTGTAACCGGCTTGCTTAAAAAATCGAGAAAgcctgcgcatgcgcagtcggcCGTTCAATTCGTCAAGTTCCACCATTTCCTCTCGGCAAACACACGCGCGCCTAGACACTTGGGGTTACTTTGCTATCTTGAGCAGCGAAAATGTTAGGTATAATGTCTACTGCACGCATTTCGCGTGGGTGCAGCCTACCCGAGGATGACGTAGAACCGTTCGTGCAGGACCAGTCGCTCCACGCCATTTCCGGCGATGAGGATAAATTTCCGTTGTAATATTCCGGCGTTTCCCTCAATGGCGTCAGCGTATAGTCAGACGGATCGGACGTTTCGCTCGTCGGTGTTGTACACGGGGTCTCGTATTCGTACGACATCGTCGTGAACGTTGGCGACTCTAGGAGCTGATGGTTATCGGTGCTTGGGTCTGTCGCGAACCCCAACGCCGAAAAAAGAAGTTCCTCCGTCATCTGTGTTAACAGTGAACAAGCGAGCAATTACACCTTGAAAGGAGTAACGAAGCGAAACACGCTGAATAAGGGATGCATCATGGGTGCTGGCTGGTTACTCAGAATTTTGTTAAACCAAACCTTTGTCCAGGCACCATGTACCGCAGTCGATCAAGATTTAGATTCGATCAATTTAATATTCCCTAAACTTCACAGACGCACAGTTCAAATGAACTATCATGGGGTCCTGATCCG
Proteins encoded in this region:
- the LOC107221661 gene encoding dendritic arbor reduction protein 1 isoform X3; the protein is MTEELLFSALGFATDPSTDNHQLLESPTFTTMSYEYETPCTTPTSETSDPSDYTLTPLRETPEYYNGNLSSSPEMAWSDWSCTNGSTSSSGYLSEFSELSELDSELEWCLDRSWNAGLPERTPLCTPGCEGFLHLPLPQPQVQQLHFQHDEPLLILGIDLRAIEDSLGTDQNNNQIEENLLVQSAANAALATHDYTNRNLANAAEDRCFPCTYQGCAKMYAKASHLKAHLRRHTGEKPFACTWAGCGWRFSRSDELARHRRSHSGIKPYSCEMCPKKFARSDHLAKHRKVHRKNTSPIFPGPGNRCFRTTKINPVSTEV
- the LOC107221661 gene encoding dendritic arbor reduction protein 1 isoform X2, whose product is MSLSCGKKMTEELLFSALGFATDPSTDNHQLLESPTFTTMSYEYETPCTTPTSETSDPSDYTLTPLRETPEYYNGNLSSSPEMAWSDWSCTNGSTSSSGYLSEFSELSELDSELEWCLDRSWNAGLPERTPLCTPGCEGFLHLPLPQPQVQQLHFQHDEPLLILGIDLRAIEDSLGTDQNNNQIEENLLVQSAANAALATHDYTNRNLANAAEDRCFPCTYQGCAKMYAKASHLKAHLRRHTGEKPFACTWAGCGWRFSRSDELARHRRSHSGIKPYSCEMCPKKFARSDHLAKHRKVHRKNTSPIFPGPGNRCFRTTKINPVSTEV
- the LOC107221661 gene encoding dendritic arbor reduction protein 1 isoform X1; translated protein: MVADTSTFDMTEELLFSALGFATDPSTDNHQLLESPTFTTMSYEYETPCTTPTSETSDPSDYTLTPLRETPEYYNGNLSSSPEMAWSDWSCTNGSTSSSGYLSEFSELSELDSELEWCLDRSWNAGLPERTPLCTPGCEGFLHLPLPQPQVQQLHFQHDEPLLILGIDLRAIEDSLGTDQNNNQIEENLLVQSAANAALATHDYTNRNLANAAEDRCFPCTYQGCAKMYAKASHLKAHLRRHTGEKPFACTWAGCGWRFSRSDELARHRRSHSGIKPYSCEMCPKKFARSDHLAKHRKVHRKNTSPIFPGPGNRCFRTTKINPVSTEV